The genomic region CTTCATTGGTAAAGCTACCGCCGAGGATATTTATTCTAAGCTGAATGAAGCAATGGACAACGCTCAACTATCCCGCAAAAGGCTTCTGATGCTAGGCTGTGACGGGCCCAATGTGAATAAAGCGGTTACAAGATTGATGAACGATTCTTTAATTCTGTTGGGCAGACGGAAATTAGCTGATATAGGAACATGTAACATTCACACTGTACACAATGCCTTTCTTAAGGCTTTGATGAAGTTTGGTGAAAGCGTATCTGactttatatttcaaattcacAACTTTTTCGATGGTTGGCCTGCTCGCTGGGAAGaatatgaaattattcaaGACAAGTTAAATTTGCCAAACCATCGCTTCATTAAGCACGTTTCTTCACGTTGGCTCACTATGGGGCCTGCTGCTGAACGCGTTTTAGAGCAATGGCCTGCAATAATTGAGTATTTCACTAAACATCTACCTAAAAAACAGACTAATACATCccaaaactttaaaaacatCTATGACTTCATCAATCAAAAGCTAGCAAAAGCAGAAATAATGTTTGTAGTGTCCAGTGTAAAGATGTTCGTGAAAGTCACTGGTTTCTTCCAGCGTGAAGAGCCATTGGTTCACATGATTCATGAAGAATTAAAGAAACTCGTGAGAACCATTTTTAATCGGTTTTGTGTAAAAAGCGCGCCTACGTCAGTTGAAGgtctaaatgaaaaatattacgtTCCTCTTCAAGATATTGTGCTAGAAGATTCAATCAGAGAATTATTGGAGACCGCTCAAGAACGTGATAGAGTaacatttttacacaaagtaaAAAATCATTACGTCGCCGCTTGCAAACATCTGCTAACAAAAACGTCAATGgattattctttaataaaatacttggcAATATTGAAccctaaaaaacaaaattcagaAACGTGTCATAaagactttttaaaaattgcaaaCACTTTGCCGGTTGCGTTTGAAGAAACGGCACTAACAAACGAATGTCTTTTGTTAATGCAACATCAAAAAGGAAATCAAGAAGAACAAAGGATTGAAACTTACTGgggcaatatttttaaaaggacCTTTGATAACGGAGAAAAAATGTTCCCCAACCTGGAACACATTGTAAAGGCCGCATTAGCACTGTCGCATGGCAATGCAGATGTGGAAAGGGGCTTTTCATGTTCGGGTAGAATTTTAACACCAGAAAGGGCTAACATGTGTCAGAGGACCCTTGATGCGCATTTGACAGTTAAATCGGCACTAAAAAACATGTACGAAAACAAGATTCATTTAGTCCCTTTAACACCTGAATTGATGAAATTAGCCAGAACGgcatatataagatataaaacatattgtgAAGAACAGAagcaaaaagaagaaataaagaagctcgaaaagaaaagaaatgagGAACTTgatagagaaaaaaaagaacttaagAGAAAGTACGAAG from Amyelois transitella isolate CPQ chromosome 27, ilAmyTran1.1, whole genome shotgun sequence harbors:
- the LOC132903513 gene encoding uncharacterized protein LOC132903513, producing the protein MFPNSLPSDFSMSTTKARYLICDAIAPYFRQEMMKDYKDSYFSLCFDETCNAASKKELQVAIKYWSPIKEMIITTHLETFFIGKATAEDIYSKLNEAMDNAQLSRKRLLMLGCDGPNVNKAVTRLMNDSLILLGRRKLADIGTCNIHTVHNAFLKALMKFGESVSDFIFQIHNFFDGWPARWEEYEIIQDKLNLPNHRFIKHVSSRWLTMGPAAERVLEQWPAIIEYFTKHLPKKQTNTSQNFKNIYDFINQKLAKAEIMFVVSSVKMFVKVTGFFQREEPLVHMIHEELKKLVRTIFNRFCVKSAPTSVEGLNEKYYVPLQDIVLEDSIRELLETAQERDRVTFLHKVKNHYVAACKHLLTKTSMDYSLIKYLAILNPKKQNSETCHKDFLKIANTLPVAFEETALTNECLLLMQHQKGNQEEQRIETYWGNIFKRTFDNGEKMFPNLEHIVKAALALSHGNADVERGFSCSGRILTPERANMCQRTLDAHLTVKSALKNMYENKIHLVPLTPELMKLARTAYIRYKTYCEEQKQKEEIKKLEKKRNEELDREKKELKRKYEETKTIIEEGETTLKKIREEEKTKRETIDRLIKNANAMLKGGIKEKDMVSVNMAKSLLETVVKERKEEEQQIQEEEKIQKIVDKKKKTLITNFFKKT